One genomic region from Microtus ochrogaster isolate Prairie Vole_2 unplaced genomic scaffold, MicOch1.0 UNK96, whole genome shotgun sequence encodes:
- the LOC101990229 gene encoding pregnancy-specific glycoprotein 22-like: MESSVLLSKGCTPRQGFLITASLLTLWHLSITASVTIESVPPLMAEGDDILFLVDNLPEKTVTLVWFKGLTNMKAVIAIYGRHINLSASGPLHSGRETIYYNGSLLIKKITQKDTGFYTLRSYDKYLNIISTTFTYVHVHDFLWNCGRHATSAQPTIESVPPIAAEGGSVRLLIHNLPENLQGFVWFKGMSVFRDHEIARITTDMNSSVTGPAHSGRETLNSDGSLLLYNVTQNDAGLYTLRIMSTDLKSEEAHVQLHVNSSLFPCCNPLTSSQLMIQPVPLYANEGESVLLQVHNLPEDLQAFTWYRAIYRVPYFEIVKCSRVLNTTTWGNQYSRRETVYPNGSLLLQDIAEKDAGMYTLEILKSDFKTEKAYVQFHVNKFVEQPFVQIANGKVSSQRSVIFTCVSPDTDISIHWIFNNQSLQLTERMTLSPTKCGLRIDPVQVENFGEYRCEVSNRVSSKTSLPISFQDE; encoded by the exons ATGGAGTCCTCTGTGCTTCTCAGCAAAGGGTGTACCCCCCGGCAGGGGTTTCTGATCACAG CCTCCCTTTTAACCCTCTGGCACCTGTCCATCACGGCCTCTGTGACCATTGAATCAGTGCCACCCCTGATGGCCGAAGGAGATGACATTCTTTTTCTTGTCGACAATCTACCGGAGAAGACTGTAACCTTAGTCTGGTTCAAAGGGCTAACAAATATGAAAGCTGTGATTGCAATATATGGACGGCACATCAATTTAAGTGCATCTGGGCCTTTGCACAGTGGTAGAGAGACAATATATTACAATGGATCCCTGCTGATTAAAAAGATTACCCAGAAAGACACAGGATTCTATACCCTACGAAGCTATGATAAGTATTTAAACATCATATCAACAACATTCACATACGTCCATGTTCACG ATTTCCTTTGGAACTGCGGGCGCCATGCGACCTCTGCCCAGCCCACTATTGAATCTGTGCCACCTATTGCTGCTGAAGGGGGAAGTGTTCGTCTACTGATTCACAATCTCCCGGAGAATCTTCAAGGCTTTGTCTGGTTCAAAGGAATGTCTGTGTTCAGGGACCATGAGATTGCCCGAATCACGACAGACATGAATTCAAGTGTGACGGGGCCTGCACACAGTGGTAGAGAGACATTGAACAGTGATGGATCCCTGTTGCTTTACAATGTCACTCAGAACGATGCTGGATTGTACACCCTACGAATTATGAGTACAGATCTGAAAAGTGAAGAAGCACATGTACAACTCCACGTGAACA gCTCCCTTTTTCCATGCTGTAACCCTCTCACCTCTTCCCAGCTCATGATCCAACCAGTGCCTCTGTATGCTAATGAAGGGGAAAGTGTTCTTCTCCAAGTTCATAATCTTCCAGAAGATCTACAGGCCTTTACCTGGTACAGGGCAATATATAGAGTCCCATATTTTGAAATTGTCAAATGCAGCAGAGTACTGAATACCACCACCTGGGGGAATCAGTACAGCAGAAGAGAGACTGTGTACCCCAACGGATCCCTGCTGCTCCAGGACATCGCTGAGAAAGATGCAGGAATGTACACACTAGAAATTTTGAAAAGtgacttcaaaactgaaaaaGCTTATGTGCAATTCCATGTGAACA AGTTTGTTGAACAGCCCTTCGTGCAAATCGCTAATGGCAAAGTCTCATCACAGAGATCTGTGATCTTCACCTGTGTTTCACCTGACACTGATATCTCCATCCACTGGATCTTCAATAACCAGAGTCTTCAGCTCACAGAGAGGATGACTCTGTCCCCAACAAAGTGTGGACTCAGAATAGATCCTGTACAGGTGGAGAATTTTGGAGAATATAGGTGTGAGGTCTCTAACCGAGTCAGTTCAAAGACCAGTCTTCCAATCTCGTTTCAGGATGAATAA